A stretch of the Medicago truncatula cultivar Jemalong A17 chromosome 5, MtrunA17r5.0-ANR, whole genome shotgun sequence genome encodes the following:
- the LOC11415731 gene encoding WRKY transcription factor WRKY24, which produces MASSSTSSFENNNNNNNHQNSLNGFNNFTFSTHPFMSTTFSDLLASPASASASDDNNNSRGVPKFKSTPPPSLPLSPPPVSPSSYFSIPPGLSPAEFLDSPVMLNSSNILPSPTTGAFAAQSNYNWMNNSEGNQQMRKENFSFQTQQQGPVVSASTTTFQSSTVGGVQQQQQWSYIENTNQNAFSSEKNMIQTTENNNSSMQSFSPEIASVQTNNTNNGFQSDYSNYQQPQQQPTQTLSRRSDDGYNWRKYGQKQVKGSENPRSYYKCTYPNCPTKKKVERSIEGQVTEIVYKGTHNHPKPQCTRRNSSSSSNALVVVPVNPINEIHDQSYASHGNGQMDSAATPENSSISIGGDDDFEQSSHQRSRSGGAGDEFDEEEPEAKRWKNEGENEGISAQPASRTVREPRVVVQTTSDIDILDDGYRWRKYGQKVVKGNPNPRSYYKCTHPNCPVRKHVERASHDLRAVITTYEGKHNHDVPAARGSGSHSVNRPMPNNPSNPNNAAARPLQIQRPQQAPQGQSPFNLQMLQGQGNYGFSRFENQMVPYMNQQQQQQQQMAENGFSSRAKEEPKDDMFLESLLC; this is translated from the exons atGGCATCTTCATCAACAAGtagttttgaaaataataataataataataatcatcaaaactctttgAATGGTTTCAACAATTTCACTTTCTCAACACACCCTTTCATGTCCACTACTTTCTCTGACCTTTTAGCTTCTCCTGCTTCTGCTTCTGCTTCAGATGATAATAACAATTCAAGGGGTGTGCCAAAATTTAAGTCTACACCCCCTCCTTCTTTGCCTTTGTCACCTCCCCCTGTTTCTCCTTCTTCTTACTTTTCTATTCCTCCTGGTTTAAGCCCTGCTGAGTTTCTTGATTCTCCTGTTATGCTTAACTCTTCCAAT ATTTTGCCATCTCCTACAACTGGTGCTTTTGCTGCTCAAAGCAACTACAATTGGATGAACAATTCTGAGGGGAATCAGCAAATGAGAAAGGaaaatttctcttttcaaaccCAACAACAAGGGCCTGTTGTTTCTGCATCCACAACAACTTTTCAATCATCAACTGTTGGTGGAGTTCAACAA CAACAGCAATGGAGTTATATAGAGAACACAAATCAGAATGCTTTTTCATCCGAAAAGAATATGATACAAACTACTGAAAATAACAACTCTTCAATGCAGAGTTTTTCACCTGAGATTGCTAGTGTTCAAaccaacaacaccaacaatGGATTTCAATCAGACTACTCCAATTACCAGCAACCACAGCAACAGCCAACTCAAACCTTAAGCCGAAGATCCGATGATGGATACAATTGGCGAAAATATGGACAAAAGCAAGTTAAGGGAAGTGAAAATCCGAGAAGTTACTACAAATGCACATACCCTAACTGTCCTACAAAGAAGAAAGTTGAGAGATCAATTGAGGGACAAGTTACTGAGATAGTTTATAAGGGTACTCATAATCATCCTAAGCCTCAATGTACGAGGAGAAACTCGTCATCATCTTCTAATGCTCTCGTGGTTGTTCCTGTTAATCCAATCAATGAAATCCATGATCAATCATATGCATCACATGGTAATGGACAAATGGATTCTGCTGCTACTCCCGAGAATTCTTCAATATCAATAGGAGGTGATGATGATTTCGAGCAGAGTTCTCACCAAAGGAGTAGATCAGGTGGTGCtggtgatgaatttgatgaagagGAACCGGAGGCTAAAAGatg GAAAAATGAAGGTGAAAATGAGGGTATATCAGCACAACCTGCAAGTAGAACTGTGAGAGAACCTAGAGTTGTAGTTCAGACAACAAGTGACATTGATATCCTGGATGATGGTTACAGATGGAGGAAATATGGACAGAAAGTTGTTAAGGGCAATCCAAATCCAAG GAGTTACTACAAATGTACACACCCTAACTGTCCAGTGAGGAAGCATGTTGAACGTGCTTCGCATGATTTAAGGGCTGTGATCACTACTTATGAAGGAAAACATAACCATGATGTCCCTGCTGCTCGTGGAAGCGGAAGCCATTCTGTGAAcagaccaatgccaaacaaccCTTCAAATCCAAACAATGCTGCAGCCAGGCCTCTTCAGATTCAGAGGCCACAACAAGCACCTCAAGGACAATCACCATTCAACCTTCAAATGCTGCAGGGCCAAGGAAATTATGGATTCTCAAGGTTTGAGAATCAAATGGTGCCTTACATgaatcaacaacagcagcagcagcaacaaatGGCTGAAAATGGTTTTTCTTCTAGAGCTAAGGAAGAACCTAAAGATGACATGTTCCTTGAATCTTTGCTTTGCTGA
- the LOC11413669 gene encoding cation/H(+) antiporter 15 — translation MAATSENANITGVTPNGTTWVCEHLIKFERSKGIFLQDNPFSYTLPVLFLQTSLASLFTAILQFVLAPLGQSSFVPQMLAGLILGPSFLGESEFIRKWLFPPRTFYISETISFYGCMLFLFLIGVKIDLVLIQKLFLTPDQVIYETIFPIVLMLSTGSFHVTAIHLADLKLLNSEMGRIAISASMVSGSTSLLLITTIVTQKQGTLMKDSSNVNWMTICLLAMIAFTICVLRPIMLWMVIGEHFTLGPVILGLAVPDGPPLGSALTERLETMVSKIFLPLYFLFCGASFKLFLIDSRCFVTVQIIAVFAFLGKVGGTMLPSIYLKMPLTDVLSLGLLMSCQGITQLLYLQTSIALEFLDQETYGSGLIALVWVTGLITPIVKFLYDPSKRYLSLNKRRTIEQSASDIELRLMACVHDQENIPSMINLLEMSNPSLRSPICFYVLHLIQLAGRSTPLFIDHQPIYGKTKSSHSSYSRRIINAFRSYEQQKENSVVVKIFTSISPYETMHDEICMQVAEKRVCLLIVPFHRQWRPNGITESAHPVRALNRQLLRTAPCSVGILIERGALNRNNPLTSVSFYSVGVVFIEGEDDREALAYAMRMANQPNVSVTMVRIMEPRKKNKNMTNRDPNGDLIHRFKVDCIQIKRHDYKEEIARDSVEMINVIKSLEGCFDLILVGRRHECESGLFNGLSEWNEYPELGPMGDMLVASDSTFDGSVLVVQQQKRSGTGYHDLHLDSGFVTRQESLTIVEVPHDRKVWPMV, via the exons ATGGCTGCAACAAGCGAAAACGCGAACATTACCGGCGTTACACCAAATGGAACAACGTGGGTATGTGAACACTTGATCAAGTTTGAAAGATCAAAAGGAATTTTCTTACAAGATAACCCATTTAGTTACACATTGCCAGTGCTATTTCTACAAACCTCTTTAGCTTCTCTCTTTACCGCAATTTTACAATTCGTACTTGCACCACTTGGGCAGAGCAGCTTCGTTCCACAAATGCtg GCTGGCTTGATATTAGGACCGTCGTTTCTGGGAGAAAGCGAGTTTATAAGAAAATGGCTATTCCCACCAAGAACATTCTACATAAGTGAGACAATCTCATTTTATGGGTGCATGCTGTTCTTGTTCTTAATTGGAGTAAAAATCGATCTAG TTCTTATACAAAAACTATTCTTAACCCCCGATCAAGTTATATACGAAACCATATTTCCCATTGTACTTATGTTATCAACGGGTTCATTTCACGTTACCGCAATTCACTTGGCCGATTTAAAGCTATTAAATTCTGAAATGGGTCGAATAGCGATATCTGCATCCATGGTGAGTGGATCCACTTCATTATTGTTGATTACGACTATCGTCACGCAGAAACAAGGAACTTTAATGAAAGACAGTTCTAATGTAAATTGGATGACAATTTGTTTGCTAGCTATGATTGCCTTCACAATATGTGTTCTACGTCCCATAATGTTGTGGATG GTTATTGGAGAACATTTTACGCTTGGGCCTGTAATTCTTGGCTTGGCTGTACCTGACGGGCCTCCATTAGGATCAGCATTGACTGAAAGATTGGAAACAATGgtgtcaaaaatatttttgccaTTGTACTTTCTTTTTTGTGGTGCAagtttcaaattgtttttaattgattCTCGTTGCTTTGTAACTGTGCAAATTATTGCTGTATTTGCATTTTTGGGAAAGGTTGGTGGTACTATGCTGCCTTCAATTTATTTGAAGATGCCACTTACTGATGTTCTATCTTTAGGACTACTCATGAGTTGTCAAGGCATCACACAATTACTTTACTTGCAGACTTCTATAGCCCTTGAA TTTCTGGATCAAGAAACATATGGTAGTGGGTTGATAGCTCTGGTATGGGTAACAGGACTAATCACACCCATTGTGAAATTCCTATATGACCCATCTAAGAGATATTTGTCCTTAAATAAGAGAAGAACCATTGAACAATCAGCTTCAGATATTGAGCTACGTCTCATGGCATGTGTACACGATCAAGAAAACATACCATCCATGATCAATCTTCTTGAAATGTCAAACCCTTCACTGCGAAGTCCTATTTGTTTCTATGTCCTACATCTTATTCAACTTGCAGGAAGATCGACACCACTCTTCATAGATCATCAACCAATATATGGGAAGACTAAGTCGTCACACTCTTCTTATTCAAGACGCATAATAAACGCCTTTAGATCATATGAGCAACAAAAAGAGAATAGTGTGGTTGTGAAAATCTTCACGTCGATCTCGCCTTATGAGACAATGCATGATGAAATATGTATGCAAGTTGCTGaaaagagagtgtgtttgttgaTTGTGCCTTTTCATAGACAATGGAGACCTAACGGAATTACAGAATCTGCACACCCGGTTCGAGCTTTAAATCGCCAGTTGCTCAGAACGGCACCTTGTTCTGTTGGGATTCTAATCGAACGCGGTGCTTTGAATAGGAACAACCCTTTAACTAGTGTGTCATTCTATAGTGTTGGAGTAGTTTTCATCGAAGGTGAGGACGATCGCGAAGCGTTAGCATACGCCATGCGAATGGCAAATCAGCCAAATGTTAGCGTCACGATGGTTCGAATAATGGAGcctagaaagaaaaataagaacatGACGAATAGGGATCCGAACGGCGATTTGATTCATAGGTTTAAAGTGGATTGTATTCAAATTAAACGTCATGATTATAAAGAGGAAATAGCAAGAGATAGTGTTGAAATGATAAATGTTATAAAGTCACTTGAAGgttgttttgatttgattttggttgGTAGAAGACATGAATGTGAGTCAGGTTTATTTAATGGATTATCTGAATGGAATGAGTATCCAGAACTTGGTCCTATGGGAGACATGTTAGTGGCTTCAGATTCTACTTTTGATGGTTCTGTTTTGGTGGTTCAGCAGCAAAAGAGGTCAGGGACTGGTTATCATGATTTGCATCTAGATTCCGGTTTCGTGACAAGACAAGAAAGCTTGACCATTGTGGAAGTACCTCATGATAGAAAGGTTTGGCCAATGGTTTAA
- the LOC11412363 gene encoding cation/H(+) antiporter 15 yields MAKVNVTALILSRKIWVCEHMSKFERSKGIFLHDNPFSYTLPVLFLQTSLVSLLTTILQFMLAPLGQSSFVPQMLAGIIAGPSVMGQSEFIKKWLFPPKTFYVSETIAFFGCMMYMFLIGIKIDLSLVVRSGKKAWAIGILSFFAPLIMSVSTALLLRKLMINPDEVLYESIFSVAFILSTASFHVTAIHLADLKLLNSEMGRMGISASMVSGTISLVWITSVVAQRQANSRKDSSSIDSMTICLLAMIAFTICVLRPIMFWMIRQTPEGKQIKESYILSVFLMLLGCSLFSEVIGEHFMLGPVIFGMAVPDGPPLGSALTERLETMVSTIFLPLYFLYSGASFKFFVIDARTFAIVQVVAVVAYLGKVGGTMLPSIYSKMPVNDVLFLGLLMSAQGITQVLYLQTSFNLYFMDAEIYGSGLIAVLWLTGITTPILKFLYDPSKRYLSLNKRRTIEQSTSDIELRLMACVHSQENTPSIINLLEMSNPSLENPICFYVLHLIQLRGRSAPLFVDHQRTSNKTKSSHSSSSNHIINAFRSYEQHKSNNVIVKLFTSISPFETMHDEICLQVAEKRVCLLILPFHRQWRPNGMTEAAHPVRALNRHLLRKAPCSVGILIERGTLNRNNPLTSVSFYSVGIVFIEGEDDREALAYAMRMANHPNVRITLVRIMEPRKKNKNLLNRDPDGDLVHRFKVDCIQIKRHDYKEEIAKDSVEMINAMRSLEGCFDLILVGRRHTSESCLFSGLTEWNEYPELGHLGDMLVASDSTFDGSVLVVQQQKRSGIGYHDLRLDSGIMTRQETLTIVEVPRDR; encoded by the exons ATGGCTAAAGTTAACGTTACCGCCCTTATACTTAGCAGAAAAATATGGGTATGTGAACACATGAGCAAGTTTGAAAGATCAAAAGGAATTTTCCTTCATGATAACCCATTTAGTTACACATTGCCAGTGCTGTTTTTACAAACCTCTTTAGTTTCTCTCTTGACCACAATTTTACAATTCATGCTTGCACCACTTGGACAAAGCAGCTTCGTTCCACAAATGCtg GCTGGCATAATAGCAGGACCATCAGTTATGGGGCAAAGTGAGTTCATAAAAAAATGGCTATTCCCACCAAAAACATTCTACGTAAGTGAGACAATCGCATTTTTTggatgcatgatgtacatgttCTTAATCGGAATAAAAATCGATCTAAGTCTGGTTGTAAGATCAGGGAAAAAAGCTTGGGCGATTGGAATACTTTCATTTTTCGCACCACTGATAATGAGCGTATCAACGGCACTTCTACTAAGAAAACTAATGATAAACCCTGATGAAGTTCTCTATGAATCCATATTTTCTGTTGCATTTATCTTATCAACTGCTTCATTTCACGTCACCGCGATTCACTTAGCCGATTTAAAGCTATTAAACTCCGAAATGGGTCGAATGGGGATATCTGCATCCATGGTTAGTGGAACCATTTCATTAGTCTGGATTACGTCTGTCGTCGCACAGAGACAAGCAAATTCAAGGAAAGATAGTTCTTCTATAGATTCGATGACAATTTGTTTGCTGGCTATGATTGCTTTCACAATATGTGTTTTACGTCCCATAATGTTTTGGATGATAAGACAAACACCAGAAGGGAAACAAATTAAAGAATCGTACATACTTTCggtatttttaatgttattagGCTGCTCGTTATTTAGTGAGGTTATTGGAGAACATTTTATGCTTGGTCCTGTAATTTTTGGCATGGCTGTACCTGATGGACCGCCATTAGGATCAGCATTGACTGAAAGATTGGAAACAATGGTGTCAACAATATTTTTGCCATTGTACTTTCTTTATAGTGGTGCTAGTTTCAAATTTTTCGTAATTGATGCTCGTACCTTTGCAATTGTACAAGTTGTTGCTGTAGTTGCATATTTGGGGAAGGTTGGTGGTACTATGTTGCCTTCAATTTATTCGAAGATGCCAGTTAATGATGTTCTATTTTTAGGACTACTTATGAGTGCTCAAGGCATCACACAAGTACTTTACTTGCAGACTTCTTTCAACCTTTAT TTTATGGATGCAGAAATATATGGTAGTGGGTTGATAGCTGTTCTATGGTTAACAGGAATAACCACACCCATTTTGAAATTCCTATATGACCCATCTAAGAGATATTTGTCCTTAAATAAGAGAAGAACCATTGAACAATCAACTTCAGATATTGAGCTACGTCTCATGGCATGTGTACACAGTCAAGAAAACACACCATCCATTATCAATCTTCTTGAAATGTCAAACCCTTCTTTGGAAAATCCTATTTGTTTCTATGTCCTACATCTTATTCAACTTAGAGGAAGATCAGCACCACTTTTCGTAGATCATCAACGAACAAGCAACAAGACAAAATCGTCGCACTCCTCTAGTTCAAATCACATAATAAATGCCTTTAGATCATATGAGCAACACAAGTCAAATAATGTGATTGTGAAACTTTTCACATCGATCTCGCCTTTTGAGACAATGCATGATGAAATATGTTTGCAAGTAGCTGAAAAGAGAGTGTGTTTATTGATTTTGCCTTTTCATAGACAATGGAGACCTAACGGAATGACAGAAGCAGCACACCCGGTTCGAGCTTTAAATCGCCACTTGCTCAGAAAGGCACCTTGTTCTGTTGGGATTCTAATCGAACGTGGCACTTTGAATAGGAACAACCCTTTAACTAGTGTCTCATTCTATAGTGTTGGAATAGTTTTCATCGAAGGTGAGGATGATCGCGAAGCGTTAGCATACGCGATGCGAATGGCGAATCACCCAAACGTAAGGATCACATTGGTTCGAATAATGGAGcctagaaagaaaaataagaacttgCTGAATAGGGATCCGGACGGCGATTTGGTTCACAGGTTTAAAGTGGATTGTATTCAAATTAAACGTCATGACTATAAAGAGGAAATAGCAAAAGATAGTGTTGAAATGATAAATGCTATGAGGTCACTTGAAGgttgttttgatttgattttggttgGTAGAAGACATACAAGTGAGTCATGTTTGTTTAGTGGACTGACTGAATGGAATGAGTATCCCGAACTCGGTCATTTGGGAGACATGTTAGTGGCTTCAGATTCTACTTTTGATGGTTCTGTTTTGGTGGTTCAGCAGCAAAAGAGATCAGGGATTGGTTATCATGATTTGCGTCTAGATTCCGGTATCATGACAAGGCAAGAAACCTTGACCATTGTCGAAGTACCTCGTGATAGATAG